One Pseudonocardia abyssalis DNA segment encodes these proteins:
- the rpsM gene encoding 30S ribosomal protein S13 produces MARLSGVDLPRDKRMEIALTYIFGIGRTRSLEILAATGIDRDLRSKDLTDDDLTKLRTYIEENLRVEGDLRREVQADIRRKIEIGCYQGIRHRRGLPVRGQRTKTNARGRKGPKKTVAGKKKAGKK; encoded by the coding sequence ATGGCACGTCTTTCCGGCGTCGACCTCCCCCGCGACAAGCGGATGGAGATCGCGCTCACCTACATCTTCGGGATCGGTCGCACCCGTTCCCTGGAGATCCTCGCCGCCACGGGCATCGACCGCGACCTGCGCTCGAAGGACCTGACCGACGACGATCTCACCAAGCTCCGCACGTACATCGAGGAGAACCTGCGGGTCGAGGGTGACCTGCGCCGCGAGGTGCAGGCCGACATCCGCCGCAAGATCGAGATCGGCTGCTACCAGGGGATCCGGCACCGCCGGGGTCTGCCGGTGCGTGGCCAGCGCACCAAGACCAACGCCCGCGGCCGCAAGGGACCGAAGAAGACGGTCGCCGGCAAGAAGAAGGCAGGTAAGAAGTAA
- a CDS encoding LuxR C-terminal-related transcriptional regulator: MRRQAAAELARLPEPATAQPDAGLSTRELEVLRLLARGLTNREVGLRLMISQQHPHQVRLRQPDRGRGLGPACGSRRGSPTSPV, from the coding sequence GTGCGCCGGCAGGCGGCCGCCGAGCTGGCGCGGCTCCCCGAGCCGGCGACCGCGCAGCCGGACGCTGGGCTCAGCACCCGTGAGCTGGAGGTGCTGCGGTTGCTGGCCCGCGGCCTGACCAACCGCGAGGTGGGGCTGCGCCTGATGATCAGTCAGCAGCATCCTCACCAAGTCCGGCTGCGCCAACCGGACCGAGGTCGTGGGCTGGGCCCTGCGTGCGGGTCTCGTCGGGGGTCCCCCACATCGCCGGTGTGA
- the rpsK gene encoding 30S ribosomal protein S11, with protein MPPRTRQQAGPKKVRRKEKKNVAHGHAHIKSTFNNTIVSITDPTGAVIAWASAGHVGFKGSRKSTPFAAQMAAESCARKAAEHGMKKVDVFVKGPGSGRETAIRSLQAAGLEVGTISDVTPQPHNGCRPPKRRRV; from the coding sequence ATGCCGCCCCGCACTCGCCAGCAGGCCGGACCCAAGAAGGTCCGTCGCAAGGAGAAGAAGAACGTCGCGCACGGGCATGCGCACATCAAGAGCACCTTCAACAACACCATCGTGTCGATCACCGACCCGACCGGTGCCGTGATCGCGTGGGCCTCCGCAGGCCACGTCGGTTTCAAGGGCTCGCGCAAGTCCACGCCGTTCGCCGCCCAGATGGCCGCGGAGAGCTGCGCCCGCAAGGCCGCCGAGCACGGCATGAAGAAGGTCGACGTGTTCGTCAAGGGTCCCGGCTCCGGCCGCGAGACCGCGATCCGTTCCCTCCAGGCCGCCGGCCTCGAGGTGGGCACCATCTCCGACGTCACCCCCCAGCCGCACAACGGCTGCCGGCCGCCCAAGCGGCGCCGGGTCTAG
- the infA gene encoding translation initiation factor IF-1 produces MAKKDGAIEVEGRVVEPLPNAMFRVELENGHRVLAHISGKMRQHYIRILPEDRVVVELSPYDLTRGRIVYRYK; encoded by the coding sequence ATGGCCAAGAAGGACGGGGCGATCGAAGTCGAGGGCCGGGTCGTCGAACCCCTGCCGAACGCGATGTTCCGCGTGGAGCTGGAGAACGGGCACCGGGTCCTCGCCCACATCAGCGGCAAGATGCGGCAGCACTACATCCGGATCCTCCCCGAGGACCGGGTCGTCGTGGAGCTGTCTCCGTACGACCTCACCCGCGGCCGCATCGTCTACCGCTACAAGTGA
- the rpmJ gene encoding 50S ribosomal protein L36, with product MKVQPSVKKICDKCKVIRRHGRVMVICENLRHKQRQG from the coding sequence GTGAAGGTCCAGCCGAGCGTCAAGAAGATCTGCGACAAGTGCAAGGTGATCCGCCGTCACGGGCGGGTCATGGTGATCTGCGAGAACCTGCGCCACAAGCAGCGTCAGGGCTGA